A region from the Salidesulfovibrio onnuriiensis genome encodes:
- the secY gene encoding preprotein translocase subunit SecY has protein sequence MALSGVENIARLPELKKKLLWTFALLAVYRLGIHIPVPGVDSGALAEFFASAQNTLFGLFDMFSGGGLKNLSIFALGIMPYISASIIIQLLTVVSPELKRLQKEEGEAGRKKITQYTRYGTVLICLIQGFAIAAGLEGMSSPTGAPVVLHTGLGFKLMTVITLTTGTCFLMWLGEQMTEKGIGNGISLIIFGGIVAGLPTAVMNTTRLMTVGEMSLFMLIIIGIVMVATLAFIVFMERGQRRIPIHYAKRQMGRKMFGGQTTHLPLRINTAGVIPPIFASSILMFPATMAQFSSVEWLQNLSGYMNPSSVIYNILFVGIIIFFCYFYTAIVFDPKGISENIQKQGGFIPGIRPGAKTREYIDRVLARITLYGAFYVSAVCVLPMLLISNFNVPFYFGGTSLLIVVGVGMDFMGQIESYLISRQYEGLMGKAGKIKGRR, from the coding sequence GTGGCATTGTCAGGAGTCGAAAATATCGCCCGGCTGCCAGAGCTGAAGAAAAAACTGCTCTGGACGTTCGCACTGCTCGCTGTTTACAGGCTTGGAATTCACATTCCTGTTCCCGGCGTCGATAGTGGCGCTCTTGCGGAATTCTTCGCAAGCGCCCAGAACACCCTGTTCGGGCTCTTTGACATGTTCTCGGGTGGTGGACTGAAAAATCTGTCCATCTTTGCACTGGGTATCATGCCCTACATCTCCGCATCCATCATCATCCAGCTGCTTACCGTTGTCAGCCCCGAGCTGAAGCGCCTGCAAAAGGAGGAGGGTGAAGCGGGACGTAAGAAGATCACTCAGTACACCCGCTATGGAACCGTGCTTATCTGCCTCATTCAGGGCTTCGCCATCGCGGCGGGCCTGGAAGGAATGAGCAGTCCCACCGGTGCGCCGGTGGTCTTGCACACGGGCCTGGGCTTCAAGCTCATGACCGTCATTACCCTGACCACGGGAACCTGCTTCCTCATGTGGCTTGGCGAACAAATGACCGAAAAGGGAATCGGCAACGGTATCTCCTTGATTATCTTTGGAGGTATCGTTGCCGGTCTTCCCACGGCCGTCATGAACACCACTCGTTTGATGACGGTCGGGGAAATGTCCCTGTTCATGCTGATCATCATCGGCATCGTCATGGTCGCCACCTTGGCATTCATCGTGTTCATGGAACGCGGCCAGCGCCGCATTCCCATTCACTATGCCAAGCGTCAGATGGGACGCAAGATGTTCGGCGGGCAGACCACTCATCTGCCCCTGCGGATCAACACCGCCGGTGTCATTCCGCCCATCTTCGCATCCTCCATCCTGATGTTCCCGGCCACCATGGCCCAGTTCTCCAGCGTGGAGTGGCTGCAGAACCTGAGCGGGTACATGAATCCCAGCTCGGTGATCTACAACATTCTTTTTGTTGGAATTATTATTTTCTTCTGCTACTTCTATACGGCGATCGTCTTTGACCCCAAAGGCATCTCCGAGAATATTCAGAAGCAGGGCGGTTTCATTCCCGGCATCCGCCCAGGCGCCAAGACCCGCGAATACATCGACCGCGTCCTGGCCCGCATTACCCTGTACGGCGCATTCTACGTTTCCGCTGTCTGCGTATTGCCCATGCTGCTGATCTCCAACTTCAACGTGCCGTTCTACTTCGGCGGCACCTCGTTGCTGATCGTGGTGGGTGTGGGCATGGACTTCATGGGACAGATCGAGTCGTACCTGATCTCCCGTCAGTACGAAGGACTGATGGGTAAAGCCGGAAAGATCAAGGGAAGGCGTTAG
- the rplO gene encoding 50S ribosomal protein L15, with product MRLHELYPFPEEYKQRKRVGRGSGSGWGKTSGKGHKGQNARSGGGVRPGFEGGQMPLARRLPKRGFKNRFREEYAAVNIGRLVAMFEGKDEITLADMIERGIVAKGAAVKVLGVGEVTKAVTVEAHRFSASAADKIQKAGGTAKAIEG from the coding sequence ATGAGGTTGCACGAACTGTATCCGTTCCCGGAAGAGTACAAGCAGCGCAAGCGCGTAGGCCGTGGCTCCGGTTCCGGCTGGGGCAAGACCTCCGGCAAGGGCCACAAGGGCCAGAACGCCCGCTCCGGCGGTGGTGTTCGCCCCGGCTTTGAAGGCGGCCAGATGCCTCTGGCACGCCGTCTGCCCAAGCGCGGCTTCAAGAACCGCTTCCGCGAGGAATATGCAGCGGTCAACATCGGCCGCTTGGTCGCCATGTTCGAAGGCAAGGACGAGATCACTCTCGCCGACATGATCGAACGCGGTATCGTCGCCAAGGGCGCAGCAGTCAAAGTGCTGGGCGTCGGCGAAGTGACCAAGGCCGTGACCGTTGAAGCACACCGCTTCAGCGCATCCGCTGCCGACAAGATTCAGAAGGCCGGCGGTACCGCCAAGGCCATTGAAGGCTAA
- the rpmD gene encoding 50S ribosomal protein L30, producing the protein MLKVKLIKSKIACKPNQVKTLEALGLRKIRQEKSFEDRPEIRGMINKVKHLVEVTES; encoded by the coding sequence ATGTTGAAGGTAAAACTTATCAAGAGCAAGATCGCGTGCAAGCCCAACCAGGTGAAGACCCTGGAAGCTCTGGGCCTGCGCAAGATCCGCCAGGAAAAGTCCTTTGAGGACCGCCCGGAAATCCGCGGCATGATCAATAAAGTGAAACACCTGGTGGAGGTAACGGAATCATGA
- the rpsE gene encoding 30S ribosomal protein S5 → MEQNESGLIEKIVYLNRVAKVVKGGRRFSFSCLVVVGDGNGKVGYGLGKANEVPEAIRKASESAKKDMIDIPLLDGTLPYEVLGRFGAGRVMLKPASQGTGIIAGGLVRAVMEAVGVRDILTKAIGTNNPHNVLRATIAGLASLRSADEVSALRGKPVSTPRK, encoded by the coding sequence ATGGAACAAAACGAATCTGGACTGATCGAGAAAATCGTCTACCTCAACCGCGTTGCAAAGGTTGTCAAGGGCGGTCGTCGCTTCAGCTTCAGCTGCCTCGTCGTCGTCGGCGACGGCAACGGCAAGGTCGGCTACGGCCTGGGCAAGGCTAACGAAGTCCCCGAAGCAATTCGCAAGGCTTCCGAAAGTGCCAAGAAGGACATGATCGACATCCCCCTGCTGGACGGCACCCTGCCTTACGAGGTTCTCGGCCGTTTCGGTGCGGGCCGCGTCATGCTCAAGCCCGCTTCCCAGGGTACCGGTATCATCGCCGGCGGCCTGGTGCGTGCGGTCATGGAAGCCGTGGGCGTCAGGGACATCCTGACCAAGGCCATCGGCACCAACAACCCGCATAACGTGCTGCGCGCCACCATTGCCGGTCTCGCTTCCCTGCGGAGCGCCGATGAAGTGTCCGCCCTGCGCGGCAAGCCGGTTTCCACGCCGCGTAAGTAA
- the rplR gene encoding 50S ribosomal protein L18, protein MAMTKEQARRRRKIRIRKRISGTAERPRLVVFRSNKHLYAQLVDDNNGKTLATASTQLMAKDGEALKPNRESAAKVGKEIAAKALEQKIESVVFDRNGYIYHGKIKALADGAREGGLKF, encoded by the coding sequence ATGGCTATGACCAAAGAACAGGCAAGACGCCGCAGGAAGATCCGTATCCGGAAGAGAATTTCCGGTACCGCCGAGCGTCCCAGGCTGGTCGTTTTCCGCTCCAACAAGCACCTCTACGCCCAGCTGGTCGACGATAATAACGGCAAAACCCTGGCCACTGCTTCCACGCAGCTCATGGCCAAGGATGGTGAGGCCCTCAAGCCCAACCGCGAATCCGCCGCAAAGGTCGGCAAGGAAATCGCGGCCAAGGCCCTTGAGCAGAAGATCGAATCCGTGGTTTTCGACCGCAACGGGTACATCTATCACGGTAAAATCAAGGCTCTTGCCGACGGCGCTCGCGAGGGCGGCCTCAAATTCTAG
- the rplF gene encoding 50S ribosomal protein L6 — MSRIGKQPIEIPSGVEVKVGAEEVQVKGPKGSLATPVHPKVEYEIVDNQVMVKRADESRLARAQHGLRRTLLANCVEGVTKGFERGLEVIGVGYKVSVQGKKIVLNVGYSHPVEYDLPKELEARAEGSKLFISGIDKQLVGEVAAQIRRVRPPEPYKGKGIKYIDETIKRKAGKAGKA; from the coding sequence ATGTCTAGAATAGGTAAACAACCGATTGAAATCCCTTCGGGCGTCGAAGTCAAAGTCGGCGCTGAGGAAGTTCAGGTGAAAGGCCCCAAGGGCTCCCTGGCCACTCCCGTTCACCCGAAGGTCGAATATGAAATCGTGGACAACCAGGTCATGGTCAAGCGCGCAGACGAATCCCGTCTGGCCCGCGCCCAGCATGGCCTGCGCCGTACCCTGCTGGCCAACTGCGTCGAGGGTGTCACCAAGGGCTTTGAACGGGGCCTGGAAGTGATTGGCGTCGGTTACAAAGTCTCTGTACAGGGCAAAAAGATTGTTCTGAACGTGGGCTACTCCCATCCCGTGGAGTACGACCTGCCCAAGGAACTGGAAGCCCGCGCCGAAGGCAGCAAGCTGTTCATCTCCGGCATCGACAAGCAGTTGGTCGGTGAGGTGGCAGCCCAGATCCGCCGCGTGCGTCCGCCCGAGCCTTACAAGGGCAAGGGCATCAAGTACATTGACGAAACCATCAAGCGCAAAGCCGGTAAGGCCGGTAAGGCGTAG
- the rpsH gene encoding 30S ribosomal protein S8: protein MAVVDPIADMLARIRNALQAFHTDVKVPTSKMKVAIADILKAEGYIEDYKVEGEEIAIALKYAAGKPVISGLKKVSKPGRRMYVGVHDIPRVQNGIGICILSTSNGVLEGTVAHDKRVGGEILCEIW, encoded by the coding sequence ATGGCTGTTGTTGATCCCATTGCCGATATGCTTGCCCGCATCCGGAACGCCCTCCAGGCGTTCCACACGGATGTCAAGGTGCCGACCTCCAAGATGAAGGTCGCCATCGCGGACATCCTGAAGGCGGAAGGCTACATCGAAGATTACAAAGTCGAAGGCGAGGAAATCGCAATTGCCCTGAAGTATGCCGCTGGCAAGCCGGTTATCTCCGGCTTGAAGAAGGTGTCTAAGCCTGGCCGCCGCATGTATGTCGGCGTCCATGACATCCCCCGGGTGCAGAACGGTATCGGTATCTGCATCCTTTCCACCTCCAACGGTGTGCTCGAGGGCACCGTTGCCCATGACAAGCGCGTGGGCGGCGAAATCCTCTGCGAAATTTGGTAA
- a CDS encoding type Z 30S ribosomal protein S14, with translation MARTALKVKARRKPKFKVRAYNRCPICGRPRAFLRRYGICRICFRNKALAGELPGVRKSSW, from the coding sequence ATGGCTAGAACTGCACTGAAAGTTAAAGCTCGTCGCAAGCCCAAGTTCAAGGTTCGTGCCTACAATCGCTGCCCCATCTGCGGGCGGCCCAGGGCTTTCCTGAGGCGTTACGGCATCTGCCGTATTTGTTTCCGGAATAAAGCTCTGGCAGGCGAACTGCCCGGCGTGCGCAAATCGAGCTGGTAA
- the rplE gene encoding 50S ribosomal protein L5, with product MTRLEKVYKEKVAPALQKEFGYKSSMQLPKVEKISLNVGLGEASQNSKLIEGTVEELSRIAGQRAVVTRAKKSIAAFKLRDGMPVGCRVTLRRDMMWDFLDKLVTFALPRVRDFRGVPDRGFDGRGNFTLGITEHTIFPEIEIDRVEKVVGMNITIVTSAESDKEGKMLLDLLGMPFKK from the coding sequence ATGACTCGTCTCGAGAAAGTATATAAGGAAAAAGTGGCCCCGGCCCTCCAGAAGGAGTTCGGGTACAAGAGTTCCATGCAGCTGCCCAAGGTCGAGAAGATCTCTCTGAACGTGGGCCTCGGCGAAGCCAGCCAGAACAGCAAGCTCATCGAGGGCACTGTTGAAGAGCTGAGCAGGATCGCCGGTCAGCGTGCTGTTGTGACTCGCGCCAAGAAGTCCATCGCCGCGTTCAAGCTGCGCGACGGCATGCCGGTCGGCTGCCGCGTGACGCTGCGTCGCGACATGATGTGGGACTTTCTGGACAAACTGGTAACATTCGCCCTTCCGCGCGTCCGCGACTTCCGCGGCGTTCCGGACAGGGGTTTTGACGGACGTGGCAACTTCACCCTCGGTATCACCGAGCACACCATCTTCCCCGAGATCGAAATCGACAGGGTGGAGAAGGTCGTGGGTATGAACATCACCATTGTCACTTCCGCAGAATCGGACAAAGAAGGCAAGATGCTTCTCGACCTTCTTGGAATGCCCTTTAAGAAGTAG
- the rplX gene encoding 50S ribosomal protein L24 — translation MKTKIRKDDKVMVIAGKDKGKIGKVLKILKKKDCVLVEKVNVVKRHTKANPYANQPGGIVEKEAPIHVSNVQVVCDACTKPTRIGYKKTEDGKKVRFCKKCNEIFK, via the coding sequence ATGAAGACTAAAATTCGTAAAGACGACAAGGTCATGGTCATTGCCGGGAAGGACAAGGGAAAGATCGGCAAAGTCCTGAAGATTCTTAAGAAGAAGGACTGCGTACTGGTCGAAAAGGTCAATGTGGTCAAGCGCCACACCAAGGCCAACCCGTATGCCAACCAGCCCGGCGGCATTGTCGAGAAGGAAGCCCCGATCCATGTTTCCAACGTCCAGGTGGTTTGCGATGCTTGCACCAAGCCGACCCGGATCGGGTACAAGAAGACAGAAGACGGTAAGAAGGTCCGTTTCTGCAAAAAATGCAACGAGATCTTCAAATAG
- the rplN gene encoding 50S ribosomal protein L14 gives MIQVESKLDVADNSGAKKVSCIKVLGGSKRRYASVGDIIVVSVKEAMPHSKVKKGAVMKAVVVRTRKEIGRPDGSYIKFDNNSAVLLNNNMEPVGTRIFGPVARELRAAGFMKIVSLAPEVL, from the coding sequence ATGATACAGGTTGAATCCAAACTCGACGTTGCGGACAACTCCGGGGCCAAGAAAGTATCTTGCATCAAGGTTCTTGGTGGCTCCAAGAGGCGCTACGCAAGCGTCGGCGACATCATCGTCGTTTCGGTAAAAGAGGCAATGCCCCATTCCAAGGTGAAGAAGGGCGCTGTCATGAAGGCAGTCGTTGTACGTACCAGGAAGGAAATCGGCCGTCCGGACGGTTCCTACATCAAGTTCGACAACAACTCTGCCGTGCTGCTGAACAACAACATGGAACCCGTCGGTACCCGCATCTTCGGCCCCGTGGCCAGAGAACTGCGCGCTGCCGGTTTCATGAAGATCGTATCCCTCGCTCCCGAGGTTCTGTAA
- the rpsQ gene encoding 30S ribosomal protein S17 — protein sequence MAEFKYTGNRRVLTGVVISDKADKTIVVRVETLVKHPLLKKYIRRRKKFMAHDPANECGVGDKVQIVESKPLSRRKRWHLVQIIDKAV from the coding sequence ATGGCTGAGTTCAAGTACACAGGCAACCGTCGTGTGCTGACCGGAGTCGTGATTTCCGACAAGGCCGACAAGACCATTGTCGTTCGCGTCGAAACCCTGGTCAAGCATCCGTTGCTGAAGAAATACATTCGTCGTCGCAAGAAATTCATGGCCCATGATCCGGCCAACGAATGCGGTGTCGGTGACAAGGTACAGATTGTTGAATCCAAGCCCCTGAGCCGCCGCAAGAGATGGCACCTGGTTCAGATCATTGACAAAGCCGTTTAG
- the rpmC gene encoding 50S ribosomal protein L29: MDIKELRELDNAQLNEKLAEFRQELFSLRFKHATAQLENTGKLGDVKKTIARILTIQRERQGA, translated from the coding sequence ATGGACATCAAGGAACTTCGTGAATTGGACAACGCCCAGCTGAACGAAAAGCTGGCGGAATTCCGCCAGGAGCTTTTCTCCCTGCGTTTCAAGCACGCAACCGCTCAGCTGGAAAACACCGGCAAACTGGGTGACGTCAAGAAGACCATTGCGCGTATTCTGACCATCCAGCGTGAAAGACAGGGAGCATAA
- the rplP gene encoding 50S ribosomal protein L16 produces MLAPRKVKFRKRQKGRLRGKAQRGNSVSFGEIGLKALEHGKITSQQIESARVAIMRHIKRGGKVWIRIFPDFPVTKKPAEVRMGKGKGAPEGWVAPVKPGRVMYEVKGVDIELAREALKRASYKLPIRCAIVVKEGLE; encoded by the coding sequence ATGCTTGCTCCAAGAAAGGTTAAATTCCGTAAGCGGCAGAAAGGCCGCCTCAGAGGCAAGGCCCAAAGGGGTAACAGCGTGTCCTTCGGCGAAATTGGTCTGAAGGCACTGGAGCACGGAAAAATCACCAGCCAGCAGATTGAATCGGCGCGTGTTGCAATCATGCGTCACATCAAACGTGGTGGTAAGGTGTGGATCCGTATCTTCCCTGATTTCCCCGTCACCAAGAAACCCGCTGAAGTCCGTATGGGTAAGGGTAAAGGCGCTCCCGAAGGTTGGGTGGCGCCGGTGAAACCGGGCCGGGTGATGTATGAAGTTAAAGGCGTGGACATCGAGCTTGCACGCGAAGCCCTGAAAAGGGCCTCCTACAAGCTCCCGATCCGTTGCGCCATTGTTGTCAAGGAGGGTCTTGAATAA
- the rpsC gene encoding 30S ribosomal protein S3 translates to MGQKVHPYGFRLGYNKNWLSRWFSKKDYPAFVYQDDKLRKYVKKKLYQAGVARIEIERAGGKIRLIVHTARPGIVIGRKGVEIEKLREELKRKFQTEFTIEVNEIRRPEVEAQLVAESIAQQLERRIAFRRAMKRTVGLARKFGAEGIKVACAGRLAGAEIARGEWYRDGRVPLHTLRADIDYGYAEASTTYGVIGVKVWIFKGEILDKEVEQ, encoded by the coding sequence ATGGGTCAAAAAGTACATCCTTACGGTTTTCGTCTGGGGTATAACAAGAATTGGCTGTCTCGCTGGTTCAGCAAGAAAGACTACCCGGCTTTCGTCTACCAGGACGACAAGCTGCGCAAGTACGTCAAGAAAAAGCTGTACCAGGCTGGCGTAGCCCGCATTGAAATTGAACGCGCAGGCGGCAAGATCCGTCTGATCGTCCACACCGCCCGTCCGGGTATCGTTATCGGTCGCAAGGGTGTGGAGATCGAAAAACTGCGCGAAGAGTTGAAGAGGAAATTCCAAACTGAATTCACCATTGAAGTGAACGAAATCCGTCGACCTGAGGTCGAAGCCCAGCTCGTAGCTGAGAGCATCGCCCAGCAGCTCGAACGTCGAATTGCTTTCCGCCGTGCCATGAAGCGTACGGTGGGCCTTGCCAGGAAATTCGGCGCAGAGGGTATCAAGGTCGCTTGCGCAGGCCGGCTTGCCGGTGCTGAAATCGCACGCGGCGAATGGTACCGAGACGGTCGTGTGCCCCTGCACACCCTTCGTGCTGACATTGACTACGGCTATGCCGAAGCCTCCACGACTTACGGCGTGATCGGTGTCAAGGTCTGGATCTTCAAGGGTGAGATTCTGGACAAAGAGGTTGAACAGTAA
- the rplV gene encoding 50S ribosomal protein L22, whose amino-acid sequence MEAKAVAKFIRVSPRKTRIVAENIKGKPVEDALNILRFTAKKPAQILSKVLYSAIANAEQKPGVDVDALIVDKVIVNEGPTWKRIQPRAMGRAYRIRKRTSHITIVVKEA is encoded by the coding sequence ATGGAAGCTAAAGCAGTAGCAAAATTCATTCGAGTGTCTCCGCGCAAGACCCGTATCGTTGCTGAGAACATCAAGGGCAAGCCCGTTGAGGACGCCCTGAACATCCTGCGCTTCACGGCCAAGAAGCCCGCGCAGATCCTCAGCAAGGTTCTGTACTCCGCCATCGCGAATGCGGAACAGAAGCCCGGCGTGGACGTGGACGCACTGATCGTGGATAAGGTCATTGTCAATGAAGGCCCCACCTGGAAACGCATCCAGCCTCGGGCCATGGGTCGCGCCTACCGCATCCGGAAGCGCACCAGCCATATAACCATCGTGGTTAAGGAAGCTTAG
- the rpsS gene encoding 30S ribosomal protein S19, whose amino-acid sequence MPRSLKKGPFVDGHLIKKVATAQENNDRRVIKTWSRRSTILPEMVGMTFAVHNGRKFIPVFVTENMVGHKLGEFSPTRTYFGHAADKKKGK is encoded by the coding sequence ATGCCTAGGTCTCTTAAAAAGGGCCCCTTTGTTGACGGCCATCTGATCAAGAAGGTCGCAACTGCCCAAGAAAATAATGATCGTCGCGTCATCAAGACCTGGTCCCGCAGGTCCACCATCCTGCCGGAAATGGTAGGTATGACCTTTGCGGTTCACAATGGACGCAAGTTCATCCCCGTGTTCGTTACCGAAAACATGGTCGGACACAAGCTGGGTGAATTCTCCCCGACCAGGACTTACTTCGGTCACGCCGCTGACAAGAAGAAGGGTAAATAG
- the rplB gene encoding 50S ribosomal protein L2 encodes MATRKLKPTSPGRRFQTISDFAEITRTTPEKSLTKGLTTKAGRNNNGRVTSRRRGGGVKRLYRMIDFKRNKLGVPAKVAEIEYDPNRSARIALLHYADGEKRYILCPVGLNQGDQILAGEGADIKPGNALTLAQIPTGTVVHNIELHPGRGGQFCRAAGTYAQLIAKEGKYALLRMPSGEVRKVLVTCMATVGQVGNIHHENISLGKAGRNRYLGRRPKVRGVAMNPIDHPLGGGEGRSSGGRHPVSPWGVPAKGYRTRSKKKASSKLIVKRRGQK; translated from the coding sequence ATGGCAACCCGTAAGCTGAAGCCGACTTCTCCGGGCCGCCGGTTCCAGACCATCTCTGATTTCGCAGAGATCACCAGGACCACTCCCGAGAAGTCTTTGACTAAGGGCCTGACCACCAAGGCAGGCAGGAACAACAACGGTCGCGTTACCTCCCGTCGCCGTGGCGGCGGTGTGAAGCGCCTGTACCGTATGATCGACTTCAAGCGTAACAAGCTTGGCGTGCCCGCTAAGGTTGCCGAGATCGAATACGATCCGAACCGCAGCGCCCGCATTGCCCTGCTGCATTACGCAGACGGCGAAAAGCGCTACATCCTCTGCCCGGTCGGCCTGAATCAGGGCGACCAGATCCTGGCAGGCGAGGGCGCCGACATCAAGCCGGGCAACGCCCTGACGCTGGCACAGATCCCCACCGGTACCGTGGTTCACAACATTGAACTGCATCCGGGCCGTGGCGGTCAGTTTTGCCGCGCAGCCGGCACTTACGCCCAGCTTATCGCCAAGGAAGGCAAGTATGCGCTCCTGCGCATGCCCTCCGGTGAAGTTCGCAAGGTGTTGGTTACCTGCATGGCCACTGTCGGCCAGGTCGGTAACATCCACCATGAAAACATCTCCCTGGGCAAGGCCGGTCGCAATCGCTACCTCGGCCGTCGTCCGAAAGTCCGTGGCGTGGCCATGAACCCCATCGATCACCCGCTCGGTGGTGGTGAAGGTCGTAGCTCCGGTGGTCGTCACCCGGTTTCCCCGTGGGGCGTCCCCGCAAAGGGCTACAGGACTCGCAGCAAGAAGAAGGCGTCTTCCAAGCTGATCGTGAAACGCCGCGGACAGAAATAG
- the rplW gene encoding 50S ribosomal protein L23, producing the protein MDYSKILLKPVISEKATEAKEQANHISFYVHPEANKAEVKKAVEAAFDVKVESVNIIRKKAMPRVRFGRVVGRQSGYKKAMVKLAAGEKIEFFEGV; encoded by the coding sequence ATGGATTATTCCAAGATATTGCTCAAGCCCGTGATCTCCGAGAAGGCGACCGAAGCCAAGGAGCAGGCCAATCACATCTCCTTTTACGTCCACCCCGAAGCCAACAAGGCCGAGGTGAAGAAGGCCGTTGAGGCAGCCTTCGACGTCAAAGTCGAGTCTGTGAACATCATTCGCAAAAAAGCCATGCCGCGCGTTCGCTTCGGCCGCGTGGTCGGTCGTCAGTCCGGCTACAAGAAGGCCATGGTGAAGCTTGCTGCTGGTGAAAAAATCGAATTCTTCGAGGGAGTATAA
- the rplD gene encoding 50S ribosomal protein L4, whose protein sequence is MAKLSIVDQNKKEVGNIELAPEVFEVEVRPEILQLVVRAQLAAKRAGTHATKNRALITGGGRKPWRQKGTGRARAGSSRSPLWRGGATTFGPQPRSYEFKVNKKVRKLAMKMALSSRLSEDKLMVVKSIDLPEVKTKAMAKVKQDLGLGKALIVVKEADKNLALSARNIPGIKVVEADKLNVYDVLLHPELVMLEGAAVDVQERLK, encoded by the coding sequence ATGGCGAAATTGAGCATCGTTGATCAAAATAAGAAAGAAGTGGGCAACATCGAGCTTGCTCCCGAGGTTTTCGAGGTCGAAGTCCGTCCCGAAATCCTGCAGCTCGTTGTCAGGGCTCAGCTCGCAGCCAAACGCGCCGGCACGCACGCTACCAAGAACCGTGCACTGATCACCGGCGGCGGCCGCAAGCCCTGGAGGCAGAAAGGCACCGGTCGCGCCCGTGCGGGTTCCTCGCGTTCCCCGCTGTGGCGTGGTGGTGCAACCACTTTCGGTCCCCAGCCCCGCAGCTATGAATTCAAAGTGAACAAAAAGGTTCGCAAGCTGGCTATGAAGATGGCCCTGTCCTCCCGCCTGTCCGAAGACAAGCTCATGGTGGTCAAGTCCATCGATCTGCCGGAAGTGAAAACCAAGGCCATGGCCAAGGTCAAGCAGGACCTGGGTCTTGGAAAAGCCTTGATTGTCGTGAAAGAAGCTGATAAGAATCTCGCTCTTTCTGCCCGGAATATTCCGGGCATCAAGGTTGTCGAAGCTGATAAGCTTAATGTTTACGACGTGCTGCTTCACCCCGAGCTGGTCATGCTCGAGGGTGCTGCCGTTGACGTTCAGGAGAGGTTGAAATAG
- the rplC gene encoding 50S ribosomal protein L3 encodes MAKKLGILGKKLGMTRVFREDGTVCPVTVIQAGPCPIMQVKTDDKEGYTAIQVGYDAIEERKVTKPMKGHQAKADKGLFRHLKEFRLEDAAEYEVGQEITVDIFAPGEKVKVTGKSKGKGFQGVMKRWNFAGQRASHGAEKVHRVPGSVGNATFPGRIWKNKKMPGQMGNARVTVSNIEIIEVRPEENILVVKGQVPGPKDGLVMIRKTA; translated from the coding sequence ATGGCCAAGAAACTTGGAATACTCGGCAAGAAACTGGGCATGACTCGTGTGTTCAGGGAAGACGGCACCGTCTGCCCCGTCACCGTCATTCAGGCAGGTCCGTGCCCCATCATGCAGGTCAAGACCGACGACAAGGAAGGCTACACCGCCATCCAGGTCGGTTACGATGCCATTGAGGAACGCAAGGTCACCAAGCCGATGAAAGGCCACCAGGCCAAGGCTGACAAGGGCCTGTTCCGCCACCTCAAGGAATTCCGTCTCGAAGACGCAGCCGAATACGAGGTGGGCCAGGAAATCACTGTTGATATCTTCGCTCCCGGCGAAAAGGTCAAGGTGACCGGCAAGAGCAAGGGTAAAGGTTTCCAGGGCGTTATGAAGCGCTGGAACTTCGCTGGACAGCGCGCCTCTCACGGTGCGGAAAAGGTCCACCGCGTCCCCGGTTCCGTCGGTAACGCAACCTTCCCCGGCCGCATCTGGAAGAACAAGAAGATGCCCGGACAGATGGGTAATGCGCGTGTCACCGTTTCCAACATCGAGATCATCGAAGTGCGTCCCGAGGAGAATATCCTCGTGGTGAAGGGCCAGGTGCCCGGACCGAAGGACGGCCTCGTCATGATCCGTAAAACGGCCTAG